Proteins from a genomic interval of Treponema succinifaciens DSM 2489:
- a CDS encoding low molecular weight protein-tyrosine-phosphatase, with the protein MIKILFVCHGNICRSPMAEFIMKFLVKKAGLENNFLIESKATSTEEIGNPPHPGTLKKLAQQGIPVFPHKAVQMKKSDAEKYDFIIGMDSFNLKNIQRILGSSFNKNIFLLLDFTLRPGNIADPWYTGNFDATFNDIWEGCSCFLQKLTNGSLKTE; encoded by the coding sequence ATGATAAAAATCCTTTTTGTTTGCCACGGAAATATCTGCCGTTCTCCAATGGCTGAATTTATAATGAAATTTCTTGTAAAAAAAGCCGGGCTTGAAAACAATTTTTTAATTGAATCAAAAGCTACAAGCACGGAAGAAATTGGAAATCCGCCGCATCCTGGAACTTTGAAAAAACTTGCGCAGCAGGGAATTCCGGTTTTTCCGCATAAAGCTGTTCAAATGAAAAAGTCTGATGCTGAAAAATACGACTTTATAATTGGAATGGACAGTTTTAACTTAAAAAATATTCAGCGTATTTTGGGAAGCAGTTTTAATAAAAATATTTTTCTTTTGCTTGATTTTACTTTGCGTCCCGGAAATATTGCCGATCCTTGGTATACAGGAAATTTTGATGCAACTTTTAACGATATTTGGGAAGGATGCAGTTGTTTTTTACAGAAGTTAACTAACGGAAGTTTGAAAACTGAATGA
- a CDS encoding LysR family transcriptional regulator, whose product MTLQQLHYIIGVSESGSFNKAAENLYVSQPSLTSAIKEVEKEFNISIFNRSSKGISLTQDGKEFIQYARQIYAQYENLLEKFGEGFQRKKKFSVSCQHYSFATKSFVELVKKFGTSEYEFSIFETKTLDVIENVATQKSEIGILYMSDFNRKAIKKILNANDLVFEKLIDCKAYVYLWKNHPLAKKTSISLEELKDYPCLSFDQGGNSSFYFAEEILTENEYPKTIKTSDRATNLNLMVGLNGYTLCSGIICEELNGSNFVAVPFKSDKENPNSVMEIGYILKKNIILSKTGEEYIEQLKSYLKA is encoded by the coding sequence ATGACATTGCAACAGCTTCATTACATTATAGGCGTTTCAGAATCTGGCTCTTTTAACAAGGCGGCGGAAAATCTTTATGTTTCACAGCCTTCGCTTACATCAGCGATAAAAGAAGTTGAAAAGGAATTCAACATTTCAATTTTCAACCGTTCAAGCAAGGGAATTTCTTTGACGCAAGACGGAAAGGAATTCATTCAGTACGCCCGTCAGATTTATGCGCAGTATGAAAATCTTTTGGAAAAATTCGGGGAAGGATTTCAGCGCAAGAAAAAATTCAGCGTGTCATGCCAGCATTATTCTTTTGCCACAAAATCTTTTGTTGAGCTTGTAAAAAAATTCGGAACTTCAGAATATGAGTTTTCAATTTTTGAAACAAAGACTCTTGACGTGATCGAAAATGTTGCGACCCAAAAAAGTGAAATTGGAATTCTTTATATGAGCGATTTCAACAGAAAGGCGATCAAGAAAATTTTAAATGCAAATGATCTTGTTTTTGAAAAGCTTATTGACTGCAAGGCTTACGTTTATCTTTGGAAAAATCATCCGCTAGCAAAAAAAACTTCAATTTCTCTTGAAGAGCTAAAAGATTATCCGTGCCTTTCTTTTGATCAGGGTGGAAACAGTTCGTTTTATTTTGCAGAGGAAATTCTCACAGAAAATGAATATCCAAAAACAATCAAGACAAGCGACCGAGCTACAAATTTAAATCTCATGGTTGGTTTGAACGGATACACTCTTTGCTCAGGAATAATTTGCGAAGAACTGAATGGCTCTAATTTTGTTGCGGTTCCTTTTAAATCTGACAAGGAAAATCCGAACAGCGTAATGGAAATCGGATATATTCTAAAGAAAAATATAATTCTTTCAAAGACAGGCGAAGAATATATTGAACAGTTGAAGTCTTATTTGAAGGCGTAA
- a CDS encoding O-acetylhomoserine aminocarboxypropyltransferase/cysteine synthase family protein: MSYKFETLQLHVGQENADPATDSRAVPIYQTTSYVFHNSQHAADRFGLKDAGNIYGRLTNSTQDVLEKRIAALEGGVASLAVSSGATSITYAIQALAKQGEHIVAQKTIYGGSYNLLAHTLPLYGITTTFVDAHNLSELEDAIQPNTKAVYIETLGNPNSDIPDIDAIAEIAHKHGLPLVIDNTFGTPYLIRPIEHGADIVVHSATKFIGGHGTTLGGIIVDSGNFDWDKSGRYPWISEPNPSYHGVSFAKAAGKAAFATYIRAILLRDTGAAISPFNAFLLLQGVETLSLRIERHVENTKKVVGYLKNNPLVEKVNHPSLPEHPDHALYEKYFPNGGASIFTFNIKGGKEEAWKFIDSLKIFSLLANVADVKSLVIHPASTTHSQLSDAELAEQGIAQNTIRLSIGTEHIDDIIADLENGFNALK; the protein is encoded by the coding sequence ATGAGTTACAAATTCGAAACGCTTCAACTTCACGTAGGACAGGAAAACGCTGACCCGGCTACAGATTCAAGGGCTGTTCCAATTTATCAGACAACGAGCTATGTATTTCATAATTCACAGCATGCGGCGGATCGCTTTGGTTTAAAGGATGCTGGAAATATTTACGGACGCTTGACGAATTCAACACAAGATGTTCTTGAAAAAAGAATTGCGGCTCTTGAAGGCGGAGTTGCTTCTCTTGCAGTTTCTTCCGGTGCGACTTCTATAACTTATGCAATTCAGGCTTTGGCAAAACAAGGCGAGCATATTGTTGCGCAAAAAACAATTTACGGTGGAAGCTACAATTTGCTTGCCCATACTTTGCCGCTTTATGGAATAACAACAACTTTTGTTGACGCGCACAATCTTTCTGAGCTTGAAGATGCGATTCAGCCTAACACAAAAGCTGTTTATATTGAAACTTTGGGAAATCCGAATTCTGACATTCCAGACATTGACGCTATTGCAGAAATTGCGCACAAGCACGGACTTCCGCTGGTTATTGACAATACTTTTGGAACTCCGTATTTGATTCGTCCGATTGAACATGGCGCGGACATTGTTGTGCATTCAGCGACAAAATTTATAGGCGGACATGGAACAACTCTCGGCGGAATTATAGTTGACTCTGGAAATTTTGACTGGGATAAATCCGGCCGCTATCCTTGGATTTCAGAGCCTAACCCAAGCTACCATGGAGTTTCATTTGCCAAGGCTGCTGGAAAAGCCGCATTTGCAACTTATATCCGCGCGATTCTGCTGCGTGATACAGGAGCTGCGATTTCTCCGTTCAATGCTTTTCTTCTTCTTCAAGGTGTGGAAACTTTGTCGCTTAGAATTGAACGTCATGTTGAAAACACAAAGAAAGTTGTTGGGTATTTGAAAAATAATCCGCTTGTTGAAAAAGTGAATCATCCTTCGTTGCCGGAACATCCTGACCATGCGCTTTATGAAAAATATTTTCCGAACGGCGGTGCAAGTATTTTTACTTTTAATATCAAGGGCGGAAAAGAAGAGGCATGGAAATTTATTGACAGCCTGAAGATTTTCAGTTTGCTTGCAAATGTTGCGGATGTAAAATCGCTTGTTATTCATCCGGCTTCAACAACCCATAGTCAGCTTTCTGATGCGGAGCTTGCAGAGCAAGGAATTGCCCAGAACACAATCCGCCTTTCTATTGGAACTGAACATATCGATGATATAATTGCCGACTTGGAAAATGGATTCAATGCATTAAAATAA
- the pdxS gene encoding pyridoxal 5'-phosphate synthase lyase subunit PdxS yields MESGKQYELNKNLAQMLKGSVIMDVTTPEQAKIAEEAGACAVMALERIPADIRAAGGVSRMSDPKMIKGIQEAVSIPVMAKCRIGHFVEAQILEAIEIDYIDESEVLSPADDVYHINKKNFKVPFVCGAKDLGEALRRISEGASMIRTKGEPGTGDIIQAVRHMRKMNSEISRIVSMREDELYEEAKTLQVSYELVKFVHENKRLPVVNFAAGGVATPADAALMMQLGAEGVFVGSGIFKSGNPKKRAASIVKAVTNFNDAKLIAQLSEDLGEAMVGINESEIAILMAERGK; encoded by the coding sequence ATGGAATCAGGAAAACAGTATGAATTGAATAAAAATCTTGCCCAGATGCTTAAAGGCAGCGTGATTATGGACGTTACAACTCCAGAGCAGGCAAAAATTGCGGAAGAAGCGGGAGCTTGCGCAGTAATGGCTCTTGAGAGGATTCCGGCGGACATAAGAGCTGCTGGCGGCGTTTCCAGAATGAGCGATCCAAAAATGATAAAAGGAATTCAGGAAGCGGTTTCAATTCCTGTAATGGCAAAGTGCCGCATCGGGCATTTTGTGGAAGCACAGATTTTGGAAGCAATTGAAATTGACTATATAGATGAAAGTGAAGTTCTTTCTCCAGCTGATGATGTTTATCATATCAACAAAAAGAATTTTAAAGTTCCGTTTGTATGCGGTGCAAAAGATTTGGGCGAAGCATTAAGAAGAATCAGCGAAGGCGCATCAATGATTAGAACAAAAGGTGAGCCGGGAACTGGAGATATAATTCAGGCTGTCCGCCACATGAGAAAAATGAATTCTGAAATTTCAAGAATTGTTTCTATGCGTGAAGACGAGCTTTATGAAGAGGCGAAAACCCTTCAGGTTTCCTACGAGCTTGTAAAGTTTGTGCATGAAAACAAAAGGCTCCCTGTTGTTAATTTTGCAGCGGGTGGCGTTGCGACTCCTGCTGATGCGGCTCTTATGATGCAGCTTGGCGCGGAAGGAGTTTTTGTAGGTTCTGGAATTTTCAAGTCAGGAAATCCAAAGAAAAGAGCGGCTTCAATTGTAAAGGCTGTTACAAATTTCAATGACGCAAAGCTTATTGCCCAGCTTTCAGAAGATTTGGGTGAAGCTATGGTTGGAATCAATGAAAGTGAAATCGCCATTCTTATGGCAGAGCGCGGAAAATGA
- a CDS encoding thioredoxin family protein: MKRHGIFIAVITAAFLLVSCGAPKWYSDFDSAKEAAKKQKKDIYLLFSGDDWAETSKPFKEKIVLTKDFSDEFGKKYVFANLDFSQTEYAKTNVPENASEDELKAAAEIKESYEKKELLARYYNVRKWPCAFLVSKDGYVLASVDFEEKPECTFEEYSAKMKDAGQEALKTKALVEKVENSSGIEKAQAINELVENTSQEHCFLLKDLIQEFIVLDKQDSTGLLGAYEVRNAYNKSLEAFAEGKDPAEPFEQIAEKTSLSDLQRQEAMYMAAYVLVNLPDIDFERVQQCLEKAYSIKTEGGYSEEILKALETVRKFSAMKKSQESQK, from the coding sequence ATGAAAAGACATGGAATTTTTATTGCTGTTATTACAGCGGCATTTCTTCTTGTTTCATGCGGCGCGCCAAAGTGGTATTCGGATTTTGATTCTGCAAAGGAAGCTGCCAAAAAGCAGAAGAAAGATATTTATCTTTTGTTCAGCGGAGATGACTGGGCGGAAACAAGCAAGCCTTTTAAGGAAAAAATTGTTTTAACAAAAGACTTTTCAGACGAATTTGGAAAAAAATATGTTTTTGCGAATTTGGATTTTTCTCAAACTGAATATGCAAAGACAAATGTTCCAGAAAATGCTTCCGAAGATGAATTGAAAGCGGCTGCGGAAATTAAAGAATCCTACGAAAAAAAGGAATTGCTTGCGCGCTATTACAATGTCCGCAAATGGCCATGCGCATTTCTTGTTTCAAAAGACGGATATGTTTTGGCTTCTGTTGATTTTGAAGAAAAGCCTGAATGTACTTTTGAAGAGTATTCTGCAAAAATGAAAGATGCCGGGCAGGAAGCTTTAAAGACAAAAGCCTTGGTTGAAAAAGTTGAAAATTCTTCCGGAATAGAAAAAGCGCAGGCTATAAATGAGCTGGTTGAAAATACAAGTCAAGAACATTGTTTCCTTTTAAAAGATTTGATTCAGGAATTTATTGTTCTTGATAAACAGGATTCAACAGGACTTTTGGGTGCTTACGAAGTCCGCAACGCTTACAATAAATCGCTTGAAGCATTTGCAGAAGGAAAAGATCCCGCCGAGCCTTTTGAGCAGATTGCAGAAAAAACTTCCCTTTCAGATTTGCAGCGTCAGGAAGCTATGTATATGGCGGCTTATGTTCTTGTAAATTTGCCGGATATTGATTTTGAGCGTGTTCAGCAGTGCTTGGAAAAAGCTTACAGCATAAAAACTGAAGGCGGATATTCGGAGGAAATCTTAAAGGCTCTGGAAACTGTGCGCAAATTTTCAGCAATGAAAAAAAGCCAGGAGAGCCAAAAGTAG
- the pdxT gene encoding pyridoxal 5'-phosphate synthase glutaminase subunit PdxT, whose amino-acid sequence MRAAVLALQGAFLEHEKILESLGVPCFELRKKSDLEKDFDALILPGGESTVQGKLLHELEMFEPLKQIIESGAKVLATCAGLILLAEKIENDSRVHFGTMPVCVKRNAYGRQLGSFFTEETFGNLGKIPMTFIRAPYIESAREDVEVLSKVDGKIVAAKFKNQTALSFHPELNNDARLYEWWIKS is encoded by the coding sequence ATGAGAGCGGCAGTTCTTGCGCTTCAAGGCGCGTTTTTAGAGCATGAAAAAATTCTTGAGTCTTTGGGCGTGCCTTGTTTTGAGCTTAGAAAAAAATCAGACTTGGAAAAAGACTTTGATGCTCTTATTCTTCCGGGCGGAGAAAGCACTGTTCAAGGAAAGCTTTTGCATGAACTTGAAATGTTCGAGCCGTTAAAGCAGATCATTGAATCCGGGGCAAAAGTTCTTGCAACTTGTGCAGGTCTTATTCTTCTTGCTGAAAAAATTGAAAATGATTCGCGTGTGCATTTTGGAACAATGCCGGTTTGCGTAAAAAGAAATGCTTACGGCCGCCAGCTTGGAAGTTTTTTTACAGAAGAGACATTCGGAAATCTTGGAAAAATTCCAATGACTTTTATCCGTGCGCCTTATATTGAAAGTGCCCGGGAAGATGTTGAAGTTCTTTCAAAAGTTGACGGAAAAATTGTTGCCGCAAAGTTCAAAAATCAAACTGCGCTTAGTTTTCATCCGGAACTTAACAACGATGCAAGGCTTTACGAGTGGTGGATTAAAAGTTGA
- a CDS encoding phospholipase D-like domain-containing protein, with amino-acid sequence MKKKLKLFKRFIYSRVVFCFLLLAMQICMYLFFIIKFSPYFFYFAGVNLILSFTFMAYLSNCEGKNEFKIAWLLPTMIFPLFGISLYIYTKMATRNARLKNKIEQSKIQTWKFVPKPTETKSAFPEISDLAFYLYESGNFPVYTDSDVEYFSCGEDFFPDFMQELKNAKEFIFLEFFIITPDDSWQKILEILKQKVTEGVEVRVLYDGIGSVLASTKVYHKYLASLGIKSKIYMPLTPVFNLQQNNRDHRKIAVIDGKISYTGGLNLANEYFNFGQNKFSYWKDSAVKIRGNATKTYTALFLQMWNLAKFPEKKFNKSYEKFFPAIKENSKEGLLIPYADNAYNEKDIAENICLYILSKATRNVCITTPYIIIDNQLKSALIFAASRGINVSLIVPSKPDHFLTFCIGKTFLKTLVENGVHVYLYLPGFIHSKLFTSDGKIATVGSINLDYRSLFHHFEDGLLIYKKSVIEKIQRDIELTKLSCKEMTLDDYKKLPLIVKMLGRIFRIFAPLV; translated from the coding sequence ATGAAGAAAAAACTAAAACTTTTTAAACGTTTTATTTACAGCCGTGTGGTTTTCTGCTTTTTGCTGCTTGCAATGCAGATTTGCATGTATTTGTTTTTCATAATAAAATTTTCTCCATATTTCTTTTATTTTGCCGGAGTCAACTTGATTTTAAGCTTTACTTTTATGGCTTATCTTTCAAACTGTGAAGGAAAAAACGAATTCAAAATCGCGTGGCTTCTTCCAACGATGATTTTTCCACTGTTCGGAATTTCACTTTATATCTATACAAAAATGGCGACACGTAATGCTAGACTTAAAAACAAAATTGAACAGAGCAAGATTCAAACTTGGAAATTCGTTCCAAAGCCTACGGAAACAAAATCAGCATTTCCTGAAATTTCCGACCTCGCATTTTATCTTTACGAAAGCGGAAACTTTCCTGTATACACAGATTCCGATGTTGAATATTTCTCATGCGGGGAAGATTTTTTTCCTGATTTCATGCAGGAACTTAAAAACGCAAAGGAATTTATTTTTCTGGAATTTTTTATAATAACGCCCGATGATTCATGGCAGAAAATTCTTGAAATTCTAAAGCAAAAAGTCACCGAAGGAGTAGAAGTCAGGGTTCTTTACGACGGAATAGGTTCTGTGCTCGCGTCCACAAAAGTTTACCATAAATATTTAGCAAGCCTTGGAATAAAGTCAAAAATTTATATGCCGCTGACTCCAGTTTTTAATCTGCAGCAAAACAACCGCGACCACAGAAAAATTGCAGTGATTGACGGAAAAATTTCCTACACAGGCGGACTGAATCTTGCAAACGAATATTTTAATTTTGGACAAAACAAGTTTTCATATTGGAAAGATTCCGCAGTAAAAATCCGAGGAAACGCGACAAAAACTTACACTGCGCTTTTTCTGCAAATGTGGAATCTTGCAAAATTTCCAGAAAAAAAATTTAATAAAAGCTATGAAAAATTTTTTCCGGCAATAAAAGAAAATTCCAAAGAAGGACTTTTGATTCCTTACGCAGACAACGCTTACAACGAAAAAGACATTGCGGAAAATATCTGTCTCTACATTTTGTCAAAGGCAACAAGAAATGTCTGCATAACAACTCCGTATATCATAATTGACAATCAGCTTAAAAGTGCGCTGATTTTTGCGGCTAGCAGAGGAATAAATGTTTCGCTTATCGTTCCTTCCAAGCCTGACCATTTTTTGACATTCTGCATCGGAAAAACTTTTTTAAAGACGCTTGTTGAAAACGGAGTTCATGTTTATCTTTATTTGCCGGGATTTATACATTCAAAGCTTTTTACAAGCGACGGAAAAATAGCAACCGTAGGCTCAATAAACCTTGACTACAGAAGCCTTTTCCATCACTTTGAAGACGGACTTCTTATTTACAAGAAATCCGTTATAGAAAAAATTCAGCGCGACATTGAGCTTACAAAACTTTCATGTAAAGAAATGACTTTGGACGACTACAAAAAACTTCCGCTGATTGTAAAAATGCTTGGAAGAATTTTTAGAATTTTTGCGCCGCTAGTTTAG
- a CDS encoding phosphoribosylformylglycinamidine synthase: MFRIYVERKAGFQNEAARIFSEITGFLGIGGVTGVRYFNRYDIENVADEVAKASAVRIFSEPQSDFVVYDSLEVPADITQIIWEYLPGQYDQRADSAEQCLTLLREGMKSATKVGTEPPAVRCAKIVFLEGSVCADDVLKIQKYLINPVDSRLADSSKPSTLRMSSIVPADIAVVSGFISKSESELDSYRKELGLAMDLADVKFMQDYFKSINRDPTFTEIRVLDTYWSDHCRHTTFLTVLDDVKIEDGPYASALKKSLDNYKAVRADLYADRKDKPVTLMDMACIGAKYLRKQGKLDDLEVSAEINACSIFIDVHYTSGEPDERWLLQFKNETHNHPTEIEPFGGAATCIGGAIRDPLSGRSWVYQAMRVTGAADPTVPLSQTLSGKLPQMKLTREAAQGFSSYGNQIGLTTGQVSEVYHPGYVAKRMELGAVIAAAPCDQVMREEPETGDVVILLGGGTGRDGIGGATGSSKVHDVKSVATAAAEVQKGNAVEERKIQRLFRNKDVCRMIRRSNDFGAGGVSVAVGELASGLDINLDAVPKKYEGLDGTELAISESQERMAVVVRKEDAQKFILECNKENLNAVVVAVVTDTNKLVMKWRGKTIVDIDRSFLDTAGAEHHAVASIESPAEQKNSPLVHPLESVEKILLEDSENPDIKEAWLCNMNDLACCSQRGLGERFDGSIGASSVLMPYGGKYQGTPEAGMAAKIPVVSPHETSTVSFMSYGFDPRVSQWSAWHGAQVAVLSSLAKIACIGGKTDTCRLTFQEFFGRAVTEKTWGYPAAALLGSIDAQLAMGTGSIGGKDSMSGTFENLNVPHTLVSFAVNVDDVKNVVSGSFKKAGSKVFLVSVPYSAELVPDFEVFKKNTAALYKFNSQKKINAMYPVCAGGIAEGLSKMSLGNKIGVSLDTIPLSCTAASGIKEADVSDLFTPLYGSILVESDFDLDLEKDFIEGTVSKIGETICEPSIELEDVKISLDEIESAWESKLEKVFPPVSGAELQPPLPSFALKEHESLEEARKKSSTFDYSAGKTKPKVVIPVFPGTNCEYDMARAFNLNGGETKIVVFRNRTPKDLAESLDLFKAEIDEAQILAFAGGFSAGDEPDGSGKYIANVIREHRIADSIMELLKKRDGLVLGICNGFQALIKTGLVPYGEIKEPSADMPTLTYNRIGRHISRVVRTRMVSAKSPWAQDSSILNSKIHLIPVSHGEGRIVITEELAEKLFANGQVFTQYVDENGIPSIIEPDNPNGSLFAIEGLTSPDGRVLGKMGHNERTMGTDKGGSSIDLIKNIAGMDSNESSCQNIFAAGIRYFN; encoded by the coding sequence ATGTTTCGTATCTATGTTGAAAGAAAGGCCGGTTTTCAGAATGAAGCGGCGCGGATTTTTTCCGAGATTACAGGTTTTTTAGGAATTGGTGGAGTTACCGGCGTCCGTTATTTCAACCGGTATGACATAGAAAATGTCGCAGACGAAGTTGCAAAGGCTTCTGCTGTAAGAATTTTTTCCGAGCCTCAAAGCGATTTTGTTGTTTATGATTCGCTTGAAGTTCCTGCTGATATTACTCAGATTATATGGGAATATCTTCCCGGTCAGTATGACCAGCGGGCGGACAGCGCAGAGCAGTGCCTTACACTTTTGCGGGAAGGAATGAAGTCTGCCACAAAAGTCGGAACAGAGCCTCCTGCTGTGAGATGTGCAAAGATTGTTTTCCTTGAAGGAAGCGTTTGCGCGGATGACGTTTTAAAAATCCAAAAGTACCTTATAAATCCAGTTGATAGCCGGCTTGCAGACAGCTCAAAGCCTTCAACTCTTAGAATGTCTTCTATTGTACCAGCTGATATTGCGGTTGTCTCTGGATTCATTTCAAAATCAGAAAGTGAGCTTGATTCATATAGAAAAGAACTTGGTCTTGCCATGGATTTGGCTGATGTAAAATTCATGCAGGACTACTTTAAGTCAATAAACCGCGATCCAACCTTTACAGAAATCCGCGTTTTGGATACTTACTGGTCAGATCATTGCCGCCACACAACCTTCCTTACAGTTCTTGACGATGTAAAAATTGAAGACGGACCTTATGCTTCCGCCTTGAAAAAATCGCTTGATAATTATAAAGCTGTTCGTGCGGATTTGTATGCCGACCGCAAAGACAAGCCTGTTACTTTGATGGACATGGCCTGCATTGGTGCAAAATATCTTCGCAAGCAAGGAAAACTTGACGACCTTGAAGTTAGCGCGGAAATAAATGCCTGCTCTATTTTTATAGATGTTCATTATACAAGCGGCGAACCTGATGAACGCTGGCTTTTGCAGTTTAAAAATGAAACTCACAATCATCCTACAGAGATTGAGCCTTTTGGTGGAGCGGCAACTTGTATTGGTGGCGCAATCCGTGATCCTCTTTCCGGACGTTCCTGGGTTTATCAGGCGATGCGTGTTACTGGAGCCGCCGACCCTACAGTTCCTTTAAGCCAGACGCTTTCTGGAAAACTTCCGCAGATGAAGCTTACACGTGAAGCTGCCCAGGGATTTTCTTCTTACGGAAATCAGATTGGACTTACAACAGGTCAGGTTTCTGAAGTTTATCATCCGGGATATGTTGCTAAGCGCATGGAGCTTGGCGCGGTTATTGCTGCTGCCCCTTGTGATCAGGTTATGCGCGAAGAGCCTGAAACCGGGGATGTTGTAATTCTTCTTGGAGGCGGAACTGGACGCGACGGAATTGGCGGTGCTACAGGCTCTTCAAAAGTTCACGATGTAAAGTCTGTTGCAACTGCCGCTGCTGAAGTTCAAAAAGGCAACGCCGTTGAAGAGCGTAAAATTCAGCGTCTTTTTAGAAATAAAGATGTGTGCCGCATGATTCGCCGTTCAAACGATTTTGGAGCGGGCGGAGTTTCTGTTGCGGTTGGTGAGCTTGCTTCTGGACTTGATATAAACCTTGATGCTGTTCCAAAAAAATATGAAGGTCTTGACGGGACAGAGCTTGCAATTTCAGAAAGCCAGGAAAGAATGGCAGTTGTTGTCCGCAAGGAAGACGCGCAGAAATTCATCTTGGAGTGCAATAAAGAGAATTTGAACGCGGTTGTAGTTGCGGTTGTTACAGATACAAATAAACTTGTAATGAAGTGGCGCGGAAAGACAATTGTAGACATTGACCGCTCTTTCCTTGATACAGCCGGAGCTGAGCATCATGCGGTTGCTTCAATAGAAAGTCCTGCAGAACAGAAAAATTCTCCTTTGGTTCATCCTCTTGAATCAGTTGAAAAAATTCTTCTTGAAGATTCAGAAAATCCGGACATAAAAGAAGCATGGCTTTGCAATATGAACGATTTGGCTTGCTGCAGTCAGCGTGGACTTGGCGAGCGGTTTGACGGTTCTATTGGCGCAAGTTCTGTTCTTATGCCTTACGGAGGAAAATATCAGGGAACACCGGAAGCTGGAATGGCTGCTAAAATTCCAGTTGTTTCCCCGCACGAAACTTCTACAGTCAGCTTTATGAGCTACGGTTTTGATCCTCGTGTTTCCCAGTGGTCGGCATGGCACGGAGCGCAGGTTGCAGTTCTTTCTAGCTTGGCAAAAATTGCCTGCATAGGTGGAAAAACCGACACTTGCCGTCTTACATTCCAGGAATTTTTTGGGCGCGCTGTAACAGAAAAAACTTGGGGGTATCCTGCAGCCGCATTGCTTGGTTCTATTGATGCCCAGCTTGCAATGGGAACTGGCTCAATCGGCGGAAAAGACTCAATGTCTGGAACTTTTGAAAATCTTAACGTTCCGCACACATTGGTTTCTTTTGCCGTGAATGTTGACGATGTAAAAAATGTTGTGAGCGGCTCTTTCAAAAAAGCGGGAAGCAAAGTTTTCCTTGTGAGCGTTCCATATTCTGCTGAGCTTGTTCCGGATTTTGAAGTGTTCAAGAAAAACACTGCCGCGCTTTACAAGTTTAATAGCCAGAAAAAAATAAATGCGATGTACCCGGTTTGCGCCGGCGGAATTGCAGAAGGATTGAGCAAAATGTCGCTTGGAAATAAAATCGGAGTTTCCTTGGACACAATTCCTTTAAGCTGCACAGCCGCCTCTGGAATAAAAGAAGCCGACGTTAGCGATTTGTTTACTCCACTTTATGGTTCAATTTTAGTTGAGTCGGATTTTGACCTTGACTTGGAAAAAGATTTTATTGAAGGAACAGTTTCTAAAATTGGAGAAACTATTTGCGAGCCTAGCATTGAACTTGAAGATGTAAAAATTTCTCTTGATGAAATTGAATCTGCCTGGGAATCAAAGCTTGAAAAAGTTTTTCCTCCAGTTTCTGGCGCAGAGCTTCAGCCACCATTGCCTTCTTTTGCATTGAAAGAGCATGAGTCGCTTGAAGAAGCTAGAAAAAAATCTTCTACGTTTGATTATTCAGCCGGAAAAACAAAGCCAAAAGTTGTGATTCCTGTTTTCCCTGGAACAAACTGCGAATACGACATGGCGCGTGCGTTTAACTTGAATGGCGGCGAAACAAAAATTGTTGTGTTCCGCAATAGAACTCCAAAAGACTTGGCAGAATCCTTGGATTTGTTCAAGGCGGAAATTGACGAGGCGCAGATTCTTGCTTTTGCAGGCGGATTCAGCGCAGGAGATGAGCCGGACGGTTCAGGAAAATACATTGCCAATGTAATCCGCGAGCACAGAATTGCAGACAGCATAATGGAGCTGCTAAAAAAACGCGATGGCCTTGTGCTTGGAATTTGCAACGGTTTCCAGGCGCTTATAAAAACAGGGCTTGTTCCTTATGGCGAAATAAAAGAACCTTCCGCAGATATGCCTACACTTACTTACAATAGAATCGGACGGCATATAAGCAGAGTTGTTCGCACAAGAATGGTCAGCGCAAAAAGTCCCTGGGCGCAGGATTCCAGTATTTTGAATTCAAAGATTCACCTTATTCCTGTAAGCCATGGAGAAGGACGAATTGTAATCACTGAAGAGCTTGCGGAAAAACTTTTTGCAAACGGACAGGTCTTTACTCAGTATGTTGACGAAAATGGAATTCCTTCAATAATAGAGCCGGATAATCCTAACGGAAGCCTTTTTGCAATCGAAGGTCTTACAAGTCCGGACGGTCGTGTTCTTGGAAAAATGGGACATAACGAGCGCACAATGGGCACAGATAAAGGCGGCTCAAGCATTGACCTTATAAAAAATATTGCAGGAATGGATTCAAACGAAAGTTCTTGCCAAAATATTTTTGCGGCTGGAATAAGATATTTTAACTAA